The Oncorhynchus mykiss isolate Arlee chromosome 14, USDA_OmykA_1.1, whole genome shotgun sequence genome segment TAGTGAACAAATTACCTTGCTCTAACACACCCAACACCGTTACTCCTGCAATGAGCACTACCTGATCCAGCATGTCTTAAGAGCTAAAAAGTGTGTCTTTCCAGCCTGGTGTTTAGATGCATGTTTCCCTGACTGAGGGGACCGATAGGTGTCAACTCTGTGCGAGAGGCTGCGGTCTTTGAGTGGCCTGGATCATGTGGGTAATTTATTATCCAATGCTTCGTCAGGGGTTtgatcattagtccaaacagttacCTCCATTTTGCAACTAAAATTAGTTTCTATTGGATAAATGTAGGCATGTCCCTCCCTGGTTCATTACGCTCCTTCCACTTAAAGgtttttgcaacagaatcggcatAATGATTACACCCCTGGTAGCCCAGTGCAATGGGCTACCAGGGGTAGCAGACGGTTTCATGTCTAAGCATGAAGGAGCAGACGGTTTCATGTCTAAGCATATTTATCTATGCTATAttagaaaaagaaaaaaataaatcCAGCCCCATTGCAGACACCAACgttttgctcccagacaaatgaaaacaacttatttgctcgctttgaggacaacagtgccactgacacagtccgctaccaaagcctgtgggctcttcTCTGTGGCCAACacgagtaaaacatttaaatgtgttaacactcgcaaggctgccggcccagacggcatccctagccgcgtcctcagagcatgcgcagacaagCTGGCTGGCGTTTATAGACATATTcaaccaatccctatcccagtctgttaccacatgcttcaagatggccaccattgttcctgttcccaagaaagctaaggtaactgaactactgactatcgccccattgcacttttgtcatcatgaagtgctttgagagactagtcaaggactatATCACCACCCtatctgataccctagacccactactatttacttaccgccccaataggtccactgacgatgcaatcgccatcacactgccctatcccatctggacaagaggaatacctatgtaagaatgttgttcattgcctacagctcagcatttaacaccatagtaccgtgcaaactcatcattaagctcgagacctgggggtcttgaccccgccctgtgcaactgggtcctggactttgatgggccgcccccaggtggtgaaggtaggaaataacatctccaccctgctgatactcaacactgcggtcccacaagggtgcgttcacagcactgtactccctgttcactcatgactgcgtggccatgcacgcttccaactcaatcatcaagtttgcagacgacactagtggtaggcctatagggaggtggtgagggccctcCCGAATGTGGCGTcatgaaaataacctctcactcaacgtcaacaaaaagtAGATGAAagtagatgatcgtggacttcaggaaacagcagatggagcagccccctatctacattgacgggacagtagtggagaaggtggaaagttaagttcctcggcgtacacatcacggacaaactgaaatggtccacccacacagagagcgTGGTGAAGGcagcgcaacagcgcctcttcaacctcaggaggctgaagaaatttggcttgtcatctaaaacacaattgctccgccctcaaccgcaaggctctccagagggtagtgcgtagaggtcgaccgattaaaagttttcataacaatcggaaatcggtatttttggacacagatttggcagattttttaaatttgattttttacacctttatttaactgggcaagtcagttaagaacacattcttattttcaatgacggcctaggaaaggtgggttaactgccttgttcaggggcagaatgacagatttttaccttgttagctcggggattcaatcttgcaaccttacagttaactagtccaacgttcGAACCACACGAGGAAagtgcctgttacacgaatgcagtaagaaggcaaggtaagttgctagctagcatttaacttatcttataaaaaacaatcactcataatcactagttaactacacatggttgatgatattactagtttatctagcgtgtcctgcgttgcatataatcgatgcggtgcttatacgcgaaaaaggactgtcttgctccaatatgtacctaaccataaacatcaacgcctttcttaaaatcaatacacaagtatatatttttaaacctgcatatttagttaatattgcctgctaacctggctcgttgtgaactctgtgaagactatttcttccaaacaaagacagtcaacttcgccaaacgggggatgatttaacaaaagcgcatttgcgaaaaaagtaCAATCGACTGTAccgaaccataaacatcaatgcttttcttaaaatcaatacacagaagtatatattttttaaatctgcatattttgctaaaataaacccaggttagcaggcaatattaaccaggtgaaattgtgtcacttctcttgcgttcattgcacagagtcagtgtatatgcaacagtttgggctgcctaattGGGCTGCCTAacgtaattataacataacattgaaggttgtgcaatgtaacaggaatatttagactgatggatgccacccgttagataaaatatggaacggttccgtatttcactgaaagaataagcgtcttgttttcgagatgatagtttccggattcgaccatattaatgacctatgaCTCGGATGTCTGTGtcttattatgttataattaagtatatgatttgatagagcagtctgactgagcgatggtaggcagcagcaggctcgtaagcattcattcaaacagcacttctgtacgttttgccagcagctcttcgcaatgcttgaagcattgagCTGTTCATGACtacaagcctatcaactcccgataTTAGGCTGGTGtagctgatgtgaaatggctagctagttagcggggtgcgcgctaatagcgtttcaaacgtcactcgctctgagacttgggagtagctgttccccttgctctgcatgggtaacgctgcttcgagggtggctgttgtcgatgtgttcctggttcgagcccaggtaggggcgaggagagggacggaagctatactgttacactggcaatactaaagtgcctataagaacatccaatagtcaaaggtatacgaaatacaaatcgtatagagagaaattgtcctataattcccataataactacaaccgaaaacttcttacctgggaatattgaagactcctgctaaaaggaaccaccagctttcatatgttctcatgttctgagcaaggaacttaaacattagcctttttacatggcacatactgcacttttactttcttctccaacactttgtttttgcattttttaaaccaaattgaacatgtttcattttatttgaagctaaattgattttattgatgtattatattaagttaaaataagtgtacattcaatattgttgtaattgtcattattacaaatagatgtaaaaaaaaattggctgattaaatcggtatcgactttttttggtcctccaataatcggtatcgccgttgaaaaatcataaatcggtcgacctctagtagaggtctgcacaacgcatcaccgggggcaaactacctgccttccaggacacctacagcacccgatgtcacaggaaggctaaaaagctcatcaaggacaacaaccacccgagccactgccatcatccagaaggcaaggtcagtagaggtgcatcaaagctgggaccgagagactgaaaaaacagcttccatctcaagaccagactgttaaacagccatcactaacagagaggctgctgccaacatagactcaaatctctggccacttaaataaacaGACTTAataaaaggtatcactagtcatttaaaaaaacggcactttaataatgttcacatagaggtatcactagtcacttaaataaaaccactttaataatgtctacatatcctacattactcatcccatatgtatatactgtattctataccatctactgcatcttgcctatgccgcacaccatcactcatccatatatttatatgtacatattcatccctttacatgtgtgtataaggtagtagttgtgaatttgttaagattacttgttagattttactgcataGTCAGAACTAGAAggacaagcattttgctacactcgcattatcatctgctaaccatgtgtaaatgtgaccaataaaatggaaTATATATCAGCAGAGTAAATGCTATATACTCTCCTACACATTTATTTGGACAGTCTCAAAACTTTTAATTTCACTCTGTACTCCAGAATTTGAGATCAAACGTTTCATATGAGGTGACAGTAAAGAATGTCAGGGGTTTCCATACATATGTTTTACGGTTTAAGAAATTAAAGCATTATGtatccagccccccccccccccccttttaagGTGTCATAGTTATTTGGACAAATGCACATAGGGTGTTAAATTTTGTCAATAATTTAGTATTCGGTCCTATATTCCTAACACACAGACTACATCAAGTTTgtgactacaaacttgttggatgcattgtCACTTATCATAAGGGTAGAGTATGTTTCTTAGCACTTCCACATTAATGTGGATGGTACCATGATTACAGAGAACCATGAATAAATAACGACTAATGATGAGTGAGAACGTCTGAGGCACAGAtcataacacccccccccccccccccccccccccccaaaaaaaagtttgtcgtgggggtatgatatttgtgcatctaactttcgcactcatcattattcaggattatccgtaatcatgggagcatccacattaatgtagaagtgctcagaaacaaatacgtaggggagtgtatcagggatgggcaactccagtacTCTGGGTCCTGATTAGTGTCAGTGACACCTTTCCCCAGCACATCTGGTTCAGTTAATTAATTCCATTCTAAACCGGAGACCATGAACAGTTGATTTTTAGTCCAGAGTTTTAAGGTTGGGACAGAAATGTGTCAGGCTCCTCAGTCAGGCCCCCGAAGACTGGAAGCTGCCCATTCCTGTGATATAGGATGCAAAAAGAATTACAAGGAAGGACAAGAAAACAGATGGAAGAAAGTCAAATCATCATCATGACTAAGTGGAATGGGATACATAGGAACACACTGTTCTACAGGATTCTACTCACACCTTACATTGGCACTTAATATTATAATGCTTGTCAGTtacaattcacacacacacacacacacacacacacacaaaactaagACAAAACACAGGGTCCGTTTCTAAATAACTATATTTACATAATACTCTTGTTTTACAGAGAACCATATTAAAAGTATGAATTACTTACAAAAATCCGCTGCAATATACATATAAAAATAAGATCTATCTTCAGAACAAATCGGAAAATGCATACATACAAAAAAATATAGCGAAAAATGTACAAGGAGCCCCTGACACAAAAGAGGATGAACAAATTCAAACATCTCAACTTAAGTATCTGGCTGTACTGTCGTTCAAGGGAATGGAAAAAGATTGTCTGCAATGTGTCTGAAGGCAATAATGTCCACTATTCATACATTATCTTATAGCTTGGTTATTAAAATGACAATGGACCGAATGTTTAAAGACAGTGATTTTAGGGTAACCTGGTCAAACATGGTAACGAACCTAAAGGGAGACCATTTTATAAACATGATACAAGCATCATTCAAAGGTGTATTTGGGTGGTGTTGGGACTCTGTCCCCATTTGTCACTTTACATCTGTAGCCTGCctccattggggggggggggtcattgcaCAACTAACAGAGGAACAGTCTTGTCTCTTATGGGCACTGGCTAACCAAATGAATATGGACGCCACTGTTGAGTCTCCTTGGCGCACCTCGTCATTGGTTTGAGAGTAGGGGAGGGATGGCACACGTCTATTTATTAGCAATATCACCACCAACATTTGACATGAGGGACTGTGTTACTAGGTCACCTCTGCTACATAGAGCATTCATTTGCATTTAAGGCCGCAACTTCTAACAAAGCAGAGGACGGGTAGGGGGGCAATGAAACCAAAATAAGCACCTCTACTGTGGTAAGCGTAGACAAAGTGTGTGTGCGCGACGTTTGATTCACCCTTGATTCAGTGGTTTAGTACTGAGTCACTGGttcagtagtagtaataatagtagcagAGTTCTTTCTATACGTCTCCCAGTCCTGGGGAAATACTCCAATAGGAATCCACACAGGGGTTTTGGTCCTGCACACCATCATTCCCATCCAATCATTCTCCTGAACTtatatacacagtacacacaatacTGAGGATGACCGTCTCTTAACCGTGTCAGAAAAGTAACAGGATTCCATTAGTAACCCTCTCTGTTCCTGCCTTTCATTGGCAATTGGCTTGGAACACATACACCAACATTCCATCTCACCAACTCATCAGATGAATCTCACTTGCCTGAAGGCTtcctctctccagctcctctcAGTCTTAATCTACTGATCTGAAAAGGCAAGGTGAACACAACATGGAAGACGGATGCCTAGCAGACACTTGCTCTCAACCATCCGGCTCTAACATTGGCGCAGATGGAGAAGAGGAAGCCACTACAGACTATTGAGACTGTCCTGTTCATTAAAACTCATCAGTGGTGGCTAGCTAAGAGCTCATCCAGATCGTCCATCCACTCCTGCGTGCTGCGTTCTTTCAGCAGAGAGTCCACCAGGTCACTCTCTCCAGGGAAGCTGGGCAAACTGCTAGCCCCTGACCCAGTGTTGTAGATAAACGgcaactgctgctgctgttgttgttgttggttagCAGTTCTGTTGACCTGGTAGCCCTGCTGTCTGCACTGGAGCACCTGGCTGACCAAACGCCCCCCCTGCGGCTGACCAAAGGCACCCAGTTCGGGCAACACCCCCTGGCCTTGGGAACCCTGCTGCTGTTGCTGATTGGGTAAGACTTGCCCTGGGCCTAAGGGCTGCCCAAGGGAAACTTGGGGGTTGGCTGCAGTCCTTTGCTGGGCCTGCTGCATCATCTGTTGCTGGGCAGGGTTCATGGCGCCCATGGGCCTGCCGTTGGCATTGGCGCCAAAGGGGGTGTTGCCAACAGGCATCTTGTTTGGTATGTGGGTCTGCTGCTGCATGTGGAAGGCGTTGGGGTTGGCAAAGGCATTGGGCGGGAGACCTCCGTTGCTGGAGGGAGGTTGCTGGGCATCCATAGCTTGCTGCATGCCCTGCTGCTGCCAAGATTGGCTCTGGGTGCTCTGCATGGCGTTGGGCATAACACTGGGCATGTTGCCGCCAGGCATGGAGCCAGGTAGTCTGGctaactgctgctgctgctgctgttgttgtttcaGCAGGGCGGCGTTGGGCTGGTTTTTAAGGTGTTGCTGCTGGGATAGCATGTTCTGTCGATAGGAGGCACCCATATTGCCTACAGGCTGCCTCTGCATGGAACTTTGCTGGGAGGGGTGCATGTTCATGTTGCTGTAGAGTACCTGATGCTGTAAGGCAGAGTCCATAACACCCACACAGGAGGTGAGGCTCATGTCTGCCtggctggagggaggagggacacCAGGGGTGGGGCCAGCACCACCCGGTTGGCCCATGGTCATACCAATCATGCCCTGTTGCGTCTGGGGGAAAATTCGCTGAGCTCCGGGGGCGGGGCCTCCCAGCGTACCAACGTTGCTCAATGACTGTGACGAACCTGCAGGGAGAAGCAAAAGAAGAAGTGAGTCACAAAAACGTGACAAATTGAAAAGCTAACCTTTGCATAATAGTTACACATGTTTTTATAATTAAAATCTTAATCAATAAACTAATTATAGGAGAAGACCAAGTCTCTCTCAATATACTTAAATGGCTTTCCATGTCTCCATATCTGTGTCATTATTTTTCATGAATGCAGATAGCAGAAAGGAACTGATACGGTCTAGCTACCACAATAAGTTCATGCCATTATGAGGTAAAAAGGACAGCGAGCATTGAGACAGCAGCTGTTCTCTCCAAAGACACAGAACAAAGGGCAAATGTATTCAGCAACGAGAGAACACAGACCTCATTACTGGTTTACCATTCAAATGAATCATACGGTAAGAAGCATTTGCATTGACGAGGTAATATTAGTGTACTGCCAAACAAAGTTGTTCTGTGTGAGTTACATCATCGAAGCAAACCTTCTGGCCCATGatcagacatttaaaaaaaaaaaggtgcctATTCAATAGCAAAGGGAAGTGCAAGCAGTGGTAAAGAGTTTAGCTGTGGTTCCAAAATCGCCCTCTTACCCCCTAACCTAGACCTGCTCTTTACATAGGTAATGGTTGATTTGTTTCGGGCTGTGGAAAGCGACTGGGTTGTGCCTGTTTATTCACCAGGGTTGAAGGAAAATACTGTTTGGGTCGTCAAGAAACAAATTCACTGCCCTAGTGTAatgaataaaaacaatatggctAAACATGAGAGGAAACTACATTAGACAATTCAATAAACTGAAACGTCTGTACACTTATGCCAGAACTCAGGTAGAGGATTGGATTAGAGCCCTACAAGCCATTTTAAGACCATGGAGTGTCTAGGGGGATTACGCTACATTGGATGTAACGTGGTGACGTAGGGTCTCATTTACTTGTAAACTGGGCAGCCTGCTGCTGCTGGAAGGGGTTGTTCTGTGCGCCAGGTTGCTGGTTCTGTTGGTCCTGGTACTGGGGAGGGGGACGGGTCAGGTGCCTCTGGAGCTGCTGCTCTTGCTGCTGacgctgtttttcctgaaacacAGAAAACATATTAGAGCATGATTGTGTCATACATGCATACACCGGTGACTGAAATTCCTCCCATACACTCTCTTGGACAAGGACCAGAGATGGAAAACACCTACTGTGAAACTGCCAGTCATATAACCACTTCTACATGCAGACAAATTGCTCGCCCTTGTGTATATATGTTACTAATAGACAACATGTAGCACTAGCAGGCCCAGTCAGGTAGAACAGACAGAGATCCTGTCTCAGACTTTAAATAGTAAATGGGCAAGTTGAAACCAATCATGTGAATGAGCCAGGAAGTCTGATCTCGTTGTATTTTGTCATTAGGATTGAGGGTGGGGTATGCTGCTCCTAAACCCTGATCCAAGACCCAAATTCTACCAACAGTAAATGACCCTTGACCCCAGGTATTAACCTGTTGGGCCATGATCAGCTGCTGCCTCTGGCCCAGTAGGAACTGTTTCTGCTGCTCCATCAGCTGCTGCTGCTTCACCGCCGCCTGCCCCGACAGGTAGGCCACGTTGCCGAGGTTTCCCGCCATGCTGTTGCCAGGCCCAGGGCCGTGCGGTGCGGCAGGGTATGCGTTCTGTTCCTGCAAAATTGAAATTGGGGAAAATTGTATAGTTATTCCACTAATGTCAACCAGAGGAAGACGGAGTGAGACAGCGTCCAGTCTGAGGTAAGGCTTTAGGGGCCTTGTCAAACAAGTGGGGGGAATATGTTCAGAAATAACATTTGATGTAAAGCAAAAACCTCGGTTTGATGTAACGCAAAGGAAAAATAATTCAAATCAAAGCTCAGGCTTTACCTAAAAAAACTAGTTATGTCCCCAATCAACACAGCTTTAAATGAAGACCGCGGTTGTACAACTTCAGTTTGAAAGTTCATAAGTTAGTTTATGTCCTCATACAAGTCCTTTCCTTGACCAGCTGTGAGAACCACAGCTCCATATTGGCAGTGTTAGCCTCAGCCAGTGTGCTAACCATCTCGCCATAGAAACATCTGGAAAGTTGGCCAGAGTTCTCAGGGGCTAGCCTCAGGCCTCTAGCTCCGGCCGGGGGATATTTTGGGTCCGTCCACACACACGCCGCAGAACACAGTTGagtcagggagaggagaagagagggtaggAAGAGCAAGAAGGGATTAGAGAGCCCCTTCTCGCGAGAGGGAAAACCCCAAGTGGGTTAAGAAACTGTATGGGGATGCTACTTCTAAAatatactattgtggaggacaggCGAGTTAGAGGGGACGAGGTAGAGGGGGCTGCATGAAAGGCTGCTTTGTCGTGGTTGTCCCCTCCCTGGttccccccctccaccaccatcCAACCCCCCATGGGAGACTGCATGCCAGCTCCTTAGCAACCAGTTGCTTGACCCAGACACACACGCTGTCCCCTCGAACCGTGGGGCCCATGCCAGACTTGTAGGACCAAAATATAAGCTACAAGGACAGTGTGTGGGTTGTGTTGACTAACATAAAAAGCCTGCTTGGCCTTAGATCCACCATCAACTATCAGCCTACATGCAGTATGCCTTAAAGGAtgagtgcagtcaaaaacacgatctgtgttttatatacatttccacactaTGGAGGTTGGAATAAAACTGTGAAAATTACAACGCCCTTTtactgtaagagctgtttgaaaagaccactgttttggtgggatggagttttggcctgcctggtgacatcaccagggggTACATTTATTAATAGACAAATAAGAAAGAGAAAGTTCCAAACTGCTacgccaataacagctagttttcagttttcccctccctactactcccagacagtcctagaagTTTGTGCTTGAGAAATGTCTCttcgctaagaagctatttttgtttcccATTGTAGTCACCGTcatgtacttaattgttacccagaaattacaTGTTGACATATATATTACCAAATATAATTAAAACTATGCTATCCATTGGTGTGGTTCTTGACATGGTGTGGTTGGTGTGGTTCTTGACATGGTGTGGTTGGTGTGGTTCTTTATTTGGAGCCGTTCTTTCAAACTAAAAGGACAAGCCAGACGACTCCATTGCTCATTTTTAACAAGCCCTTATTGTTTGGCTTCGAAATTATACTCCCTCATTCACCAGCGTCGTAGCactggagtagtgtgtgtgtgtgtgtgtgtgtgtttttgtacacAACATGGCCTTGGAATGTTCTTTGTGCCTCAGTTGTAATGCTATTCGCTGATGCCAGTATAAAACATGCTTTGGGCCTTCCCCCTGTTGGAAATGTTAATAGCTCTATTCTCCCAGTCAAGCAGTGTGAAATTATGTTAGGCTTGGGTGATGACCATAACCAAGTAATGTAAGTGTAAGCCTTTCATATGCACTTGTTGACCTCTTAACTTTTTAACGGTTATTCAGAATACCAATATAGCCTAACACTTGATCTTTCCATGTGGATCCTTGACTCCTATAAAATGAAAAGTATTGCGGCACCTGGTATTCCCGGGTGATCTCCTGTCCTGTTTCTAACTTGGCCTGACTGTGAACAGGCGTGTTCAGAGTGGTATAGCCACAAGCATATTCTTGTACCATGTTTTCTCCCCGAATTAGGTCTCTTGGCTCATCTCTGCAACtcaacaggctcgggagaggcgaatgtcgagtcatgcatcctccgaaacatgacccatcTGACCACCTACTTATCATACCGCGCGCTTAACCCGGATGTCAGCCCCACCaaagtgtcggaggaaacacggcTGGACTGACGACCGGAGTCAACTTGCAGGTGGCTGGCCCTGTCACAAGGAGTCagtagagcacgatgagccaaggaaAGCCCCACCGGGTAAACCCTCCCTTACACCAGacggcactgggccaattgtataCCGTCCTATGGGGCTCCCGGTCACGGCCTGTTGTGACATCAAATCCCCAGCACTACAGTACTTTAATGTTGCGCCACCCAGGACTCTGATAATGAAGCCTTTTTAAGCCTGCTTCATATCAAACCTGGTCACATAAAAGTAATGGTTACACAATGAGCAGTCTTGTGATAAAGTTCAAGGTGAGCTGTATTCTTACCTGCCCGTGGGGTAGCTGTGGTCTGAAGGACAGGCCTTGCTTCTGCTTCTGCTtcacctgctgctgctgctgtctgaGGAGCGACAGCAGCACTGCCTTGTTCTGGCTCTGGGCACTGGGGGGGCCCTGCGGTGGCCCCTGGGCCGCAGCCTCATAGTGGGACAGGGGCTTGGTGTTGCTGTAGTTGAGCATGGCAGAGCCCAGGCCCCCAGGGCCTGCTGCTGCAGGGTGGCTAAGCGGAGCCCCTGGTCCTTGAGCAGGGTGGCCCAGCATGTTGGTGTGGGGGCCTCCGGGCTGCAGGTACCCACCGGCCACGGCTTTGGGTGAGCCCTTGTTGGGCTGTCCGGGCATCATCAGCTGGGGCTTGGGGTTATTTGGGAAGTCctgggggtagagggaggggctGGTGGGCTTCTCCAGGCCGTAAACTCCCCCTAGGGGGCTCTGAGACGGGGCCGACTGGGGTGGCCAAGATGGACGGCAGGGGTGGGACCCAGGGGGGTGGAATTTGGGggcttgctgctgttgttgtttttgagCTTGCTGCTGTTTCTGAGCATGTTGCTGCTGTTGGAGCTGGGACTGCATCTGCTGGGCTCTCTGCTGCTGGGCGGCTAGCTGCTGGAGCTGCTGGGCAGGGGACAGGTCTTTGGAGACAGGCCCTGGGGGAAGGCGGTGGTTCTGGGGAGGGAGCTGCCTGGATGGGGGAGGCTGCTGGCTGAGGGGCTGGGGCAGGGTCGGGGAGGAGACGGTGGAGGTGGCCGCTGCCAGGAAGTTGGCGGAGTGCTGCATGGGCGGCCCCGATGACTTGGGCCTAGTGTGGGGCGAGCCGGCGCACGAGTCCTGCTCGAAGGCGGTAGAGGCCGGGGAGAACTCTGCCTTGACACTGGCCAGTTCTGGAAGCAGGAGGCCTCCCTGTGAGGTACCGCCAGACTGTGCGCCCGTCCCAGGGGTGGGTCCGGCCAGATCAGGAGGGTCCTTGCGGTCCTCGAAACCGTCGTTGAGGATGTCCTGGATGTCCTCATAGGCAACCGAGCGGTTGAGCTCCTCCATGAGCTCCGTCCACTCCTGCTCattgaggttgaggtcagggaagAGGCTGTTGCTGGCTCCGCCCCCTGACGGCAACATGCAGGGGAGAATGTCATCCATGGGCTCCTGCTTCATCTCTTTGAGCAGGAACTCCTGCTCCCCAGCGGCGGTTCCACCATGTTCTCCACCATTGGGTATGAGAGAGTCAGCGCCAATGCCATGCTTGGAGTCCAGGGGTGAGCGAGGGGGGATGCCACCATTGGACGAGCTGTTGTCTAGGCAAGCCTTTTTGGACGGGGGATAGCCATCGCTGAAGCCGTTGACCTGGCCAGGGGAGCCAGTGCTTTCCAGCTTCCTCTTCACTGACTCCTGCAACTAGAGTAAATAACAAGTCAATAAATATATAATGtccccatgtggctcagttggtagaacatggcacCTGcgacaccagggttgtgggttcgattcccacgggggactaGTACGAAAATGTACTCTTTACTGAAAGTTGCTCTGGAtatgagcgtctgctaaatgactgaaatgtaaatgaAATGTAAACATTAGTACCATACAATAAACA includes the following:
- the LOC110488908 gene encoding mastermind-like protein 1 isoform X1, translating into MMADFVVPRHSAVMERLRRRIELFRRHNTSCENRYDNTARERLEMERQQTFALHQRCLQTKAKRSSKHRQPTSDQAVQRGSGTGGNNADLGDGGTPEQSRNSTLIALQESVKRKLESTGSPGQVNGFSDGYPPSKKACLDNSSSNGGIPPRSPLDSKHGIGADSLIPNGGEHGGTAAGEQEFLLKEMKQEPMDDILPCMLPSGGGASNSLFPDLNLNEQEWTELMEELNRSVAYEDIQDILNDGFEDRKDPPDLAGPTPGTGAQSGGTSQGGLLLPELASVKAEFSPASTAFEQDSCAGSPHTRPKSSGPPMQHSANFLAAATSTVSSPTLPQPLSQQPPPSRQLPPQNHRLPPGPVSKDLSPAQQLQQLAAQQQRAQQMQSQLQQQQHAQKQQQAQKQQQQQAPKFHPPGSHPCRPSWPPQSAPSQSPLGGVYGLEKPTSPSLYPQDFPNNPKPQLMMPGQPNKGSPKAVAGGYLQPGGPHTNMLGHPAQGPGAPLSHPAAAGPGGLGSAMLNYSNTKPLSHYEAAAQGPPQGPPSAQSQNKAVLLSLLRQQQQQVKQKQKQGLSFRPQLPHGQEQNAYPAAPHGPGPGNSMAGNLGNVAYLSGQAAVKQQQLMEQQKQFLLGQRQQLIMAQQEKQRQQQEQQLQRHLTRPPPQYQDQQNQQPGAQNNPFQQQQAAQFTSSSQSLSNVGTLGGPAPGAQRIFPQTQQGMIGMTMGQPGGAGPTPGVPPPSSQADMSLTSCVGVMDSALQHQVLYSNMNMHPSQQSSMQRQPVGNMGASYRQNMLSQQQHLKNQPNAALLKQQQQQQQQLARLPGSMPGGNMPSVMPNAMQSTQSQSWQQQGMQQAMDAQQPPSSNGGLPPNAFANPNAFHMQQQTHIPNKMPVGNTPFGANANGRPMGAMNPAQQQMMQQAQQRTAANPQVSLGQPLGPGQVLPNQQQQQGSQGQGVLPELGAFGQPQGGRLVSQVLQCRQQGYQVNRTANQQQQQQQQLPFIYNTGSGASSLPSFPGESDLVDSLLKERSTQEWMDDLDELLASHH